In a genomic window of Labeo rohita strain BAU-BD-2019 chromosome 20, IGBB_LRoh.1.0, whole genome shotgun sequence:
- the atf3 gene encoding cyclic AMP-dependent transcription factor ATF-3, whose product MMLQHPGLGPSEISASALVPCLSPPGSLTLDDFTNFTPLVKEELRYAIQNKRLSNGISTLTTDRACMNTERPTELPVMKREVNPEETERRKRRRERNKIAAAKCRNKKKEKTDNLQKESEKLESINAELKAQIEELKNQKQQLVYMLNLHRPTCIVRAQNGQTPEDERKLFIQQIKETTLQGLNLTTSGPTHTLIPTSCGHV is encoded by the exons ATGATGCTTCAGCATCCTGGTTTGGGTCCTTCGGAGATCAGCGCGTCTGCTTTGGTCCCCTGCCTCTCCCCGCCCGGCTCACTCACGTTAGACGACTTCACCAACTTCACTCCGTTAGTGAAAGAGGAGCTGCGCTACGCCATCCAGAACAAACGCCTGTCCAACGGCATAAGCACCCTGACCACTGACCGAGCGTGTATGAACACAGAACGCCCCACTGAACTACCTGTGATGAAGCGTGAG GTCAATCCAGAGGAGACTGAAAGGAGAAAAAGAAGGAGGGAAAGAAACAAAATTGCAGCAGCGAAATGCCGAAACAAGAAAAAGGAGAAAACAGACAATTTACAAAag GAGTCAGAAAAGTTGGAGTCCATCAATGCCGAGTTGAAAGCCCAGATCGAGGAGCTGAAGAACCAGAAGCAGCAGCTAGTTTACATGCTCAACCTGCATAGGCCCACCTGTATCGTCCGTGCACAGAACGGCCAGACCCCTGAAGACGAGAGGAAGCTCTTCATCCAGCAAATCAAAGAGACCACCCTGCAGGGTCTGAATCTTACCACAAGTGGACCAACGCACACCTTAATACCAACTAGCTGTGGGCATGTCTAA